In Gloeocapsa sp. PCC 73106, the genomic window TGTTACTTATGGCAAGGGTTAAAAGAATGAATTTTTTGCTTACTAATGCTGAGTTTGAGAAGTTGAAGCAATATGCAGATGGTAAAGAGCTGACGATGAGTGAGGTTATACGTGATTGGATAAAAGCTATTCCAGACACAAAAGGCTAAAGCCTTTTACTGCTTTTATCCCCCGGCTTTAAGCGCGGGGGCTTTCAACTTCTTTTTTCTGTAAATTCAAAATTTTCTAACTGAATTTCTAGATTCCAACCTCTGAGACTATCTTCATGAACGACTAAGTTAATATTGGGAATTGGTTGTTCTTCGGTAATAACCACAGGTGGGTGCTCGTGAGACTGTTCATGAGCGTTTACTGTAGAAATCGCCAGACAAAGTAGTAAGGGGACAAGAAATGACTTTTTCATCACTAAATCAGTATTATTTTTGCCTAATTATTATCCCAAGTGTTATACTTATTGGGCAAAAGACAGACTGTCATAATAATCAAAAAAAATTAATAAAATGAATTTAAAGAATTAGGTTAGTAGGAGTAATGATACAAGATAACCGCGCTGAAGTCAGAAGAGTTTTACTAATCACTTTGTTGTTGAATATTGTCGTGATGATTTTAAAAGCGTTGGTGGGGTGGACGACGGGATCTTTGAGTTTACAAGCCGATGCTTTACATAGTTTTACCGACGGAGCTAATAACGTATTGGGTTTAGTAACTAATCGTCTATCTTCTCCGGAACCAGATCGCGATCATCCCTATGGACACCAAAAGTATGAGGCAATAGGTGCTCTGGGTATCGCTGCTTTTTTGGGTATCGCTTGTTTTGAAATTTTGACCAGCGCGATAGAGAGAATTATTACAGGTATCAAAGAAGTCAGAATTACCAGTACAGAATTGTGGGTGTTATTAATAGTTTTGGGGATTAATATTTTTGTGGCTTTCTACGAAAGGTCTGTGGGTAGACGTTTGGGAAGTCGCATTCTCATCGCCGACGCCTCTCATACGATGAGTGATATTTGGGTTACAATTACTGTGTTGGTGGGTTTGGTGGGAATTTGGCAAGCACAGATCTGGGAATTACCTCAGTTACTCTGGTTGGACGTTATTCTTGCTTTTCCTGTGGCTTTTTTGGTGTTTCGCAGCGCTTGGAAAGTCCTGACGGATAATTTACCTTGGTTAGTAGATCATATGGCGATCGCACCCGAATCGATTCATTATATCGTTACTCAGGTTCCTGGTGTGATTAATTGTCATGCGATCGCTTCTCGCGGTGTCATAGGGAGACAGGTATTCATTGAGATGCACTTAATCGTGGACGTTAAAGATGTAGAAACAGCCCACGAGATTACCGAAGCAGTCGAGAGAGAATTAGAGAAAAAATTTGCCCCAGTGAGGGTACTAATTCACGTTGAACCCCCTGACTATCGTTATGATGCAATCAGTTTTTAAGTTTTCCACAGTTTGGGGGTAGTTTTCCCCAAAGAATCGGGTAGTTTTCCCCAAAAGGTTAAGAGAAGTTAATCACTAGTAAAGCTAAAATAAAATTTACCAAATAAAAAATACCAACGACTTGGGTTTCTTGCCAACCACTTAACTCTAAATGATGATGCAAGGGAGCCATTTTCAAAAGGCGTTTGCCTTGACCATCAGGTCCTTTGGTGGCTTTATAATAAGTAACTTGAGCGATTACCGAGAGTGATTCCAGGAAAAAAAGACCACTAACGATAAAAAGCGCCCAGAGTTGACTTCCCAATAGCCCTAGGGCGCCCAAAGCACCACCTAAGGCTAGAGAACCTGTATCACCCATAAATACTGTGGCTTTATGGCGATTATGCACCAAGAAACCGAAACAAGCACCGGTAAAACTCAGAGCAAAAATACTCAGATCCGGGTGGCTCTCCCTGAGGATTAAACCCATAGCCAAAAAGGCGATCGCCCCCGTACCCCCAGCTAAACCATCCACCCCGTCAGTAAGATTGGTTGCGTTACTTTCTGCTGTCATGACAAAGATGGCTAAGGGCCAAAACCCCAAACCTAGACCTAATAGAATGTTACCAGGTAAAGCCACGTTGGTGATGGTCTCGGGTTGAGTGATAAACATCCAGATACAGAAAATTAGAGCGAAGCTGATTTGTAAGAAAAGCTTAAGAGATGGAGAAATACCCTTATTGGACTTTTGTCGCAGTATTTGCCAATCATCCAACCAGCCTATCAAGCCATAACCCAGGGTGACTAGAGATAGCGCTATTAATTCTGGGGTAGTTGGTGCGATAATTAGAGACACAATAATCGCTACTGGGATAAAAAAAATCCCTCCCATAGTAGGTGTTCCTGCTTTTTGCTGATGGGTGGGGGGACCATCTGTTTGAATGATTTGTCCTGCTTTGAGTTTACTTAAGATTGGTACGACTAGATAACCTAATCCGGCGCTAATTACCGCACTCGCCAAGAGGGAATAAAGCGTTATTGTGGTTAGGGGTAAAATTATTGCTACCAAACCTAATCCTAAAGCCAGTAAAATGAGCAGTGTTACCCCCGAAGGGGTGGTTAATGATTTGATGTTCACGACTAATGCTTATTCTTCTATATCTTCAACGTCGTCGCTATCTTCTTCGTAGGTATAATCATCTACGTCGATTAGTTCTGCGATTTCTTCATCTTCTTCGAGATCTAATTCTATTTCTTTAGTCGTTTCTCTGTATTTGAGACGACCAGTTTGGGCTAACCAATCGATTAGACTAGATTCGTCTTTTAGGGGAATCACTGGCGCGGGTTCATAACGAGGTTCTCGACGTAAAGAGGGATTGTGCATGATTTTTCTAATCTAGTTAATTTTCTACCTTCTTGAGTTTAACATTGAAATTATGAGTAAAAAAACAGCATTGTTAGAAGCGATCGCCGGACAAAATCGCGGTTTACTCGCTACTGAAGCCGATAAGGTTCGGGTACTTTCTCTGTTTCAACAGTTGGAGGATGAAAACCCCTATCCTCTTCCTTTTCAAGCTTTGAATCTCTTAGATGGCAACTGGAGATTACTGTATACTACCAGTAGAGGTATTCTGGGTTTAAACCGTTTACCTCTATTACAGTTAGGACAAATCTATCAATATTTGCGCGCTGAACAGGGTATTTTATATAATATCGCCGAGATAGTTGGAATTCCGTTGTTGGAGGGTGTCGTTAGCGTGTGTGCGCGGTTTGAGGTCGTTTCTGAACGTCGCGTTAACGTGAGGTTTGAGCGATCGGTGATCGTTTTACAACGACTTATTAACTATCGTTCTCCCCTCAACTTTATCGAAGAGATAGAGGGAGGTAAAAAGTTTCCTCCTATTGATTTTAATATCAGCAATCGCGAACAAAAAGGCTGGTTGGAAATTACTTATCTTGATGAAGATATTCGTCTAGGACGAGGTAACGAAGGCAATATTTTTGTCTTGGCTAAAGAGAAGTAACCCATAACTTCATATTTTCTAAGTTGACATCGCCGAAAATCGTAGCAAAGGAAACATCGGCGGCGTCTCTCCCCGTACCAATGCGAATTAACCCGTCTAAAGGCACTAAACGGGTGGGATCCCATAAATACCAATTATGATCTAAATAAACCTCAAAATAAGCATGAAAGTCGGGGGGAATTAATTGATGTGCATAACCGGAAACGAAACGCGCGGGAATATTTAAAGCTCGACACATGGCTATCCCTAAATGGGCAAAATCTCGACATACTCCCTGTTTTTCTGTAAAGGTTTGTAAAGCTGAGGTTTGGCTGTCTGTACTTCCAACAAGATAGGTTACTTGGTTATGAATCCAGTCACAGATGGCGCTGACTTGGGGATAACCTGAGGGTAAATGGGCAAATTTTTCAAAGGTTAGCGAGAGAAAACTATCGGACTCACAATAACGAGAAGGATAGATATATTTAAATATCTCTAGAGGTAATTCTTCCAGGGGGAAGGATGGTAATTGGGAGAAGTCTTTCTGGTTGGGATAACTAAGTTCTACTTCTGCTTGATAGTTAACTCGCAGTTTTTCCTGGTGGAGTACATTCACTCTCCAGAAACGATTATTGAGGGTAGGTTCGATATATTCTTCATAGGGAAGATTGGGAGTTAACTCTAAACTCTCGGTGATAATCGCTTGTTGATGAGTTTTAGCTACCCCTATGTTGAAGATAAAGGTACTTTGTTCACCAACTTGGTAGTCTAGTTGGCAACCACAATTAAATTTTGGGTTGAGATGGGTTGACATATTACATTGATTAAGTAGAAGCGATCGCTGCAAGAGCAAAAATTATCATGAGCAATCCATTAACAGAAGATAATTATAACTCTGAATTTCGCGATCGCTTTCCCAACTCTATCAGGACCTACCATAAGACACCATATATAGTACCCAGGTTGGCAAAAAAGCTCAGATCAAGGCTTGTAAAACCCTGGCATGAATAGCAGCCAAAGCGATCGCCCTCGCCGCCTTCTATAGCTATTATATGAGAGACTAGAGGTTACTTGATTAAAATCTAGGAATATTATATGAGCTTTCCTTCAGAACTTGATGTTTCGACCCTTAATGGAACCAATGGGTTTTCATTCTTTGGTAAAACCCTTCCTAATCCTTTTCCAGGTTCATCACTAGGTAGTGGAGCCGGTTGGTCGGTGAGTAGTGCCGGAGACATCAATGGAGACGGTCTAGACGACCTGATTATCGGGGCATACTACAACGAATCCGTCGTCGAGGTGAATAGTTTTCCGGTTCGATTTGAACAAGTCGAATTTTCAGAGAGTTATGTGGTCTTTGGTCAAAGAAATGGTTTTAGTGAAAATCTCCGTCTTTCTACCCTCAATGGAACGAATGGGTTTGCCTTAGTTGGAATTGACGAAACTGACTTCTCTGGTTTCTCTGTAAGTGGGGCAGGGGATGTGAATGGGGACGGCTTCGATGATCTAATTATCGGAGCACCAGATGCTGATCCCAGTAGTTATAGTGATGCTGGACAAGTTTACGTAGTCTTCGGTAAGAGTGGAGGCTTCAGTTCAAACTTTAGCCTCTCTAGTCTC contains:
- a CDS encoding cation diffusion facilitator family transporter; this translates as MIQDNRAEVRRVLLITLLLNIVVMILKALVGWTTGSLSLQADALHSFTDGANNVLGLVTNRLSSPEPDRDHPYGHQKYEAIGALGIAAFLGIACFEILTSAIERIITGIKEVRITSTELWVLLIVLGINIFVAFYERSVGRRLGSRILIADASHTMSDIWVTITVLVGLVGIWQAQIWELPQLLWLDVILAFPVAFLVFRSAWKVLTDNLPWLVDHMAIAPESIHYIVTQVPGVINCHAIASRGVIGRQVFIEMHLIVDVKDVETAHEITEAVERELEKKFAPVRVLIHVEPPDYRYDAISF
- the mraY gene encoding phospho-N-acetylmuramoyl-pentapeptide-transferase; the encoded protein is MNIKSLTTPSGVTLLILLALGLGLVAIILPLTTITLYSLLASAVISAGLGYLVVPILSKLKAGQIIQTDGPPTHQQKAGTPTMGGIFFIPVAIIVSLIIAPTTPELIALSLVTLGYGLIGWLDDWQILRQKSNKGISPSLKLFLQISFALIFCIWMFITQPETITNVALPGNILLGLGLGFWPLAIFVMTAESNATNLTDGVDGLAGGTGAIAFLAMGLILRESHPDLSIFALSFTGACFGFLVHNRHKATVFMGDTGSLALGGALGALGLLGSQLWALFIVSGLFFLESLSVIAQVTYYKATKGPDGQGKRLLKMAPLHHHLELSGWQETQVVGIFYLVNFILALLVINFS
- a CDS encoding DUF3134 domain-containing protein, which gives rise to MHNPSLRREPRYEPAPVIPLKDESSLIDWLAQTGRLKYRETTKEIELDLEEDEEIAELIDVDDYTYEEDSDDVEDIEE
- a CDS encoding PAP/fibrillin family protein is translated as MSKKTALLEAIAGQNRGLLATEADKVRVLSLFQQLEDENPYPLPFQALNLLDGNWRLLYTTSRGILGLNRLPLLQLGQIYQYLRAEQGILYNIAEIVGIPLLEGVVSVCARFEVVSERRVNVRFERSVIVLQRLINYRSPLNFIEEIEGGKKFPPIDFNISNREQKGWLEITYLDEDIRLGRGNEGNIFVLAKEK
- a CDS encoding transglutaminase family protein; this encodes MSTHLNPKFNCGCQLDYQVGEQSTFIFNIGVAKTHQQAIITESLELTPNLPYEEYIEPTLNNRFWRVNVLHQEKLRVNYQAEVELSYPNQKDFSQLPSFPLEELPLEIFKYIYPSRYCESDSFLSLTFEKFAHLPSGYPQVSAICDWIHNQVTYLVGSTDSQTSALQTFTEKQGVCRDFAHLGIAMCRALNIPARFVSGYAHQLIPPDFHAYFEVYLDHNWYLWDPTRLVPLDGLIRIGTGRDAADVSFATIFGDVNLENMKLWVTSL